In a genomic window of Fundidesulfovibrio soli:
- a CDS encoding helix-turn-helix domain-containing protein — MKGTDLYSRILGLAEPWFVKAVELDTVEGRVDIRVEHSPGVRWACPICGRDLTCRDHAEPRTWRHLDTCQFMTFLSARIPRGDCPEHGVVQVKVPWAESKGRFTLLMERLVIDMLTECATVTGARRILRITWDEAWGVMERAVRRGRERKQSNPSRYLGVDEKAFRKGHDYVTVVCDLIGSTCGVCGRRA; from the coding sequence ATGAAGGGCACGGACCTGTATTCGCGGATTCTCGGCTTGGCCGAGCCATGGTTTGTCAAGGCTGTTGAACTGGACACGGTCGAAGGCCGGGTGGACATCCGAGTTGAGCACAGCCCTGGAGTCCGGTGGGCGTGCCCGATTTGCGGACGGGATCTGACTTGCCGGGATCATGCCGAGCCTCGGACATGGCGTCATCTGGACACGTGCCAGTTCATGACGTTCCTGAGCGCACGGATTCCGCGAGGGGACTGCCCTGAGCACGGCGTGGTGCAGGTCAAAGTGCCATGGGCTGAGAGCAAAGGCCGCTTCACCTTGCTTATGGAACGGTTGGTCATCGACATGTTGACCGAGTGCGCCACCGTCACGGGAGCCCGGCGCATCCTGCGCATTACCTGGGACGAAGCCTGGGGCGTCATGGAGAGGGCGGTGCGCAGAGGCCGGGAACGCAAACAATCGAACCCCTCGCGGTATCTTGGCGTTGACGAGAAGGCATTCCGCAAGGGGCACGACTACGTGACCGTGGTTTGCGATTTGATCGGCAGCACGTGTGGAGTATGTGGCCGACGAGCGTAA
- a CDS encoding transposase → MADERKTESLEGYYLQFTKDQLERIKAVAMDMWEPYFKATLKHVPGAAGKIVHDRFHVIKHVGEAVDRVRKQEHRELTGQDDHRLKGTKYLWLYRKANLPDKHRPALEALKAANLKVAKAWAMKESLNDVWKYLSTGWARRFVKRWLTWVNKSGLAPMQKVGGLIQRQLENILTFCRHRITNGVAEGLNSKIMAINQAQGLRLQEPGSFQDRHLLLLRRFGPLPGQLVTGATHRKPGRT, encoded by the coding sequence GTGGCCGACGAGCGTAAAACCGAGAGCCTTGAGGGATACTACCTTCAGTTCACCAAGGATCAGCTGGAGCGGATCAAGGCTGTGGCCATGGACATGTGGGAGCCCTATTTCAAGGCCACGCTCAAGCATGTGCCGGGTGCGGCTGGGAAGATCGTCCACGACCGATTCCACGTCATAAAGCACGTGGGTGAGGCGGTGGATCGGGTACGCAAACAGGAGCACCGCGAACTCACGGGGCAGGATGACCACCGGCTCAAGGGCACGAAATACCTCTGGCTCTACCGGAAGGCGAATCTGCCGGACAAGCACCGGCCAGCCCTTGAGGCCTTGAAAGCGGCGAACCTCAAGGTGGCCAAGGCCTGGGCCATGAAGGAAAGCCTGAATGACGTCTGGAAGTACCTGAGCACCGGCTGGGCCAGGCGGTTTGTGAAACGATGGCTGACATGGGTAAACAAGTCAGGCTTGGCCCCGATGCAAAAGGTGGGCGGCCTAATCCAGAGACAACTGGAGAACATTCTGACCTTCTGTCGCCACCGGATCACAAACGGCGTGGCTGAAGGGCTAAACAGCAAGATCATGGCCATCAATCAAGCGCAAGGCCTGCGGCTACAGGAACCGGGATCCTTTCAAGACCGCCATCTACTTCTTCTGCGGCGGTTTGGACCTCTACCCGGTCAGCTCGTGACAGGGGCTACCCACAGGAAACCCGGAAGGACCTGA